Part of the Psilocybe cubensis strain MGC-MH-2018 chromosome 11, whole genome shotgun sequence genome is shown below.
TCCTACGGACAGGCATGGAGTTTTGCATGTAATGTTATTTTCTGTTGACAATGTCTGCACACCTAACGTATACCAGATAACTGGATGCTTGTGATGTCTACTCAACTGATCGGATTTTCAATGGGTGGTATCGCTCGACGTTTTCTCGTTTCACCTCCTTCCATGAGTTGGTGCTCTCCATCAAACTATCTGTCATGTTTCTGATGTTTCTTCATAGTTTGGCCGAATACTTTGGTGTCATGTGCTCTTTTTAATACCCTACATTCCCAGACGTATGCTGGAATCGGACCTCGAGACGGACTTAGTAGGGAGCGTTTCTTCCTTTATGCTTTCGTTGGGGCCATTATTTGGTGTCAGTACTTAAATCTTTCTATTACCCTAATCCTTACTAGTTTGCTTTCGAGTTGCGAACTAAATGAAATCTTTCCCtcaaacagatattattcCCGGATACCTGTTCCAGGCTTTGAGGTGGGATTTTCTTTCGCCTATTCACATATAAAGGCACCGACTCACATTTTTCATTCTCCCATACAGTGTCTTCAGCTGGGTAAGCACTTCATATATGAGACCTAGGTTTGAGGACTGGAAATATTTTCCATAGGTTTGCTGGATTTGGCCAGAAAACGTCGTAAGTACTTTCCTTTAGACTTTTCAGGATCACGAAGTGGCTCATCAAGGGACGCTAATCGTCATCAGAAAGTCAACCAAATATTTGGGTATGCTACTTTAACTTTTGCTACCAGTGTATCTTCTAGGCTTTGCCGCTCACGAAGCACTTTAGATACAAGAGCGGATTGGGATTTTCTCTAATCACTTTGGATTGGAACCAGATCGCATTCATCGGCAGTCCGTAAGTGCTCGTCTGCTCTGTTTGAGTGGCCTTGTCGGATTGAATTGTGATGGTGTTCTCCTATAGACTTTCAACACCATGTAAGTATCAATATTGTATTCATGGTGTTCTTCTAGGGATTGACCATCACGGTCCGAAGGGTGGGCAGAAGCGAATGTTATGATTggctttttcttcttttactGTAAGTTTCCTAGAAGTTGCATGTTTCTTTGTCTGAATGCTTGACGTTGTTAGGGTTCCTCACGCCACTACTATATGTGTGTCCAAGCGCTTGCAACACTCGAAAGATCCAACTCACCTAACTCCCATTTAGTATAAGAACGTTTGGCACAGTCAGTACATGCCGTATGTGTTGTTCTTCACCGCTGGACGTAACTGGGTATGGATTGACATTGTTCACAGGATATCATCGTACAATGCATACGACAATACCGGCGCGATCTATAACATAACCCGGGTTGTCAATCCCGACGCTACTCTTAATCGCGAGGGCTACTCACAATACAgccctctttatcttccgTGAGTCTTTTTCACATCGGCATAGTAAGACCTGTTGGCTTATCTTTCACCAGTATCGCTTTCGCTATGTCTTATGGGTTGTCATTTTTGTCCATTACTGGTTCGTCAATCAGCTCATTTTCGTAATGAATTTATGACTTACCACAGCCATCATCCAGCCACTATCACACACGGTGAGGGATACCCTTCCAATGCCGTTCAGGATGAATACTGAAAAATCCTCGGCGGTCATCGTAATGTCT
Proteins encoded:
- a CDS encoding Glutathione transporter 1 produces the protein MNGFEVKDDIPPLDEYVLRDAEKSIDHHADSASSYSGRGSGILSLFDPNYDSNSVLEDDSPYPEVRSAVANFDDPDMPASTLRAWVLGIAWAILLPGMNQFFYFRYPSVAIGGLVAQLLVFPVGRAWVRICPQWSLFGTELNPGPFTIKEHVLVTIMASVGAQSAYATDIVAVQRVSYGQAWSFACNCLQLGLLDLARKRRSRSGSSRDANRHQKVNQIFGYATLTFATSALPLTKHFRYKSGLGFSLITLDWNQIAFIGSPLSTPWWAEANVMIGFFFFYWFLTPLLYYKNVWHSQYMPISSYNAYDNTGAIYNITRVVNPDATLNREGYSQYSPLYLPHHPATITHGEGYPSNAVQDEY